Within Paeniglutamicibacter psychrophenolicus, the genomic segment CTGCGGCAGCACCACGGCCAAGTCGCCCACGATGCCCAAATCGGCGATCTCGAACACCGGTGCGTCGGGGTCCTTGTTGATCGCGATGATGGTCTTGGCGGTCTGCATGCCGGCCTTCTGCTGGATCGCCCCGGAGATGCCGGCTGAGATGTACAGCTGCGGGGAGACCGTCGTGCCGGTCTGCCCGACCTGCGCGGAGTGGTCGATCCAGCCCGCGTCGGTGGCCGCGCGCGAGGCACCCACCGCGGCGCCCAGGGCGTCGGCCAAATCCTCCACGGGGCCGAAGTCCCCGTCCACGCCGCGTCCGCCGGCAACCACGAAGCGGGCCTCGGAAAGCTCCGGGCGGCCGGTGGCGGTGTGCGGTGCGGTGGCGGTGATGCGGGCCGCCGGGCCGGTCTCCCCGAGCTCGAGCTCGTGCACCGGTGCGGGCGCTCCGGCGGCGGGGGCCGCCTCGGGCAGCTCGACGCTGTTGGCCTTCAGCGTGATCAGCGCCGGGCCGCGGGTGACCTGCGCCTTGACGGTGTAGCTGCCGGCGAGCACCGGCTTGGTCACGGTCAGGTC encodes:
- a CDS encoding electron transfer flavoprotein subunit alpha/FixB family protein, with the translated sequence MSNILVYIHAPAGAPTKGQRELLALAARLGQASAVLGGPADAAALASLGAAGATGFYAAAGGLDATGLIAPAVSLLEAAVRESGATAVLLPNTVEGREIAARTAVRLDAGVITDAIDVDADLTVTKPVLAGSYTVKAQVTRGPALITLKANSVELPEAAPAAGAPAPVHELELGETGPAARITATAPHTATGRPELSEARFVVAGGRGVDGDFGPVEDLADALGAAVGASRAATDAGWIDHSAQVGQTGTTVSPQLYISAGISGAIQQKAGMQTAKTIIAINKDPDAPVFEIADLGIVGDLAVVLPQAAAEIRRRKG